The following proteins are co-located in the Alcaligenes faecalis genome:
- a CDS encoding sterol desaturase family protein: MGQAFQALNVWQVMGVGLLFFGGIYLLFALGTLALTRWLCPALGWGRPLDTRPLRPGQLRRELKQSGTAILIFGTGMIFPWGFLQLGWAHLTPDASATRIALEILALVIWNDVHFWVNHRLLHTRWLRRYHGPHHSSVVVTPFSTYSFHPLESLMLGNVILLPMVVHDFSFWSLLSVPLFSLFFNSIGHSNYDFFPAVSSRNWLAASRRHQRHHAQYNGNYGFQFSFMDRLFGTRLPDRPQGERG, translated from the coding sequence ATGGGGCAGGCTTTTCAGGCCTTGAACGTCTGGCAGGTAATGGGCGTGGGCTTATTGTTTTTCGGCGGCATTTATCTGCTGTTCGCACTGGGCACCTTGGCGCTGACGCGTTGGCTTTGCCCTGCCTTGGGTTGGGGGCGTCCCTTGGACACGCGCCCTTTGCGCCCTGGTCAACTGCGCCGGGAACTGAAGCAATCGGGCACCGCCATTCTGATTTTTGGCACAGGGATGATTTTTCCCTGGGGCTTCTTGCAGTTGGGCTGGGCGCATTTGACGCCCGATGCCAGTGCGACCCGCATTGCCCTGGAAATTCTGGCTCTGGTGATCTGGAACGATGTGCACTTCTGGGTCAATCACCGTCTCCTGCATACCCGTTGGTTGCGCCGTTATCATGGCCCGCACCATTCTTCCGTCGTGGTGACGCCGTTCTCCACGTATAGCTTTCACCCGCTGGAGTCGCTCATGCTGGGCAATGTGATCTTGTTGCCCATGGTTGTGCATGACTTCAGCTTTTGGTCGCTTTTGTCTGTGCCTTTGTTCAGCCTGTTCTTTAATAGCATTGGTCACTCCAATTACGACTTTTTCCCCGCTGTTTCCAGCCGCAACTGGCTGGCAGCCAGCCGTCGTCACCAGCGCCATCACGCGCAGTACAACGGTAATTACGGCTTTCAGTTCAGCTTTATGGACCGCTTGTTTGGCACGCGCTTGCCCGATCGCCCCCAGGGGGAGCGCGGATGA
- a CDS encoding fatty acid desaturase — translation MSVAWRLRNPRDWQSLLYLIAYPVLVITLWRGGFSWILYGLLLFLTLGVGVINHNHHHLRLWRGRSPNRLMDFYLTVLQGHPACVFWPAHGRNHHRYKHGENDVARTYRFWRGDTNDTLGWLMHPFEAVPALYPTIFSWLGSLRRHWPGVWAYCMAQYGMWLASWTLALALDPVKGFLYVILPQLHGLHWLLTTNYLQHAHADGSPQGRHGQQLAYARNFEGLVNPLLFNIGLHVAHHEHPRAHWSELTGLHDSEYRARTPNALNEGGLVPYMLRVFVLGLFVPRYRSLSLNAVGQTERRRDCV, via the coding sequence ATGAGTGTTGCGTGGCGTTTGCGTAACCCGCGTGATTGGCAAAGCCTGCTGTACCTGATTGCCTACCCTGTTCTGGTGATTACGCTGTGGCGGGGCGGTTTCTCCTGGATTCTGTACGGCTTGCTGCTGTTCTTGACGCTGGGCGTGGGCGTCATCAACCACAACCATCATCATCTACGCCTGTGGCGGGGCCGCAGCCCCAATCGCTTGATGGATTTTTATTTGACTGTGCTCCAAGGTCACCCGGCTTGCGTGTTCTGGCCTGCGCATGGGCGCAATCACCACCGCTACAAGCATGGTGAAAACGATGTGGCTCGCACCTATCGTTTCTGGCGGGGGGATACCAACGACACGCTGGGCTGGTTGATGCACCCTTTTGAGGCCGTACCTGCCCTGTACCCCACGATTTTTAGCTGGTTGGGTAGCCTGCGTCGCCACTGGCCGGGTGTCTGGGCCTATTGCATGGCGCAGTACGGTATGTGGCTGGCGAGCTGGACGCTGGCCTTGGCGCTGGACCCGGTGAAAGGCTTTTTGTACGTTATCCTGCCGCAGCTACACGGTTTGCACTGGCTGCTGACCACGAATTATCTACAACATGCCCATGCCGATGGCAGCCCCCAGGGCCGGCATGGGCAGCAACTGGCCTATGCCCGTAATTTCGAGGGGCTGGTCAACCCTTTGCTCTTTAATATCGGCCTGCATGTGGCCCACCATGAACATCCGCGTGCGCACTGGTCCGAGTTGACCGGGCTGCACGACAGCGAATACCGAGCCCGCACCCCGAACGCCTTGAACGAAGGGGGGCTGGTGCCTTATATGTTGCGTGTTTTTGTGCTGGGACTGTTTGTGCCCCGCTATCGCAGCCTATCTTTGAACGCCGTGGGCCAGACGGAGCGTCGGCGTGATTGCGTGTAA
- a CDS encoding beta-ketoacyl-ACP synthase III, whose protein sequence is MPVAFEHVVIHQAQWFMPGEPVDNTAMDNFIAPLNRISGRIKQRILAENGIQQRYYAIGEDGNTRWSNAAMAANAIRSCLEQAGLEMSDIGLLASGSSGGDLLMPGFANAIQGELAAPPLEVHSVHGICAAGVTALQTVAQGIELGAHRHGMAVASEMPSRLFRRSRFASQDYQADFDAHFLRWMLSDGAGAALLSHQDQVLPTTQPGVRLRLRWIHQKSFSGDYPVCMQLGAARDSTRSHLDYDSWAEAEQAGALSLRQDIRLLPHLFDIGIHEYVKLVRDGRVDPERISHFLCHYSSEKFMPVVADLLEQAGLGIPAERWYSNLRWRGNTGAASILIMLAEFMRDRTLTPGEQILCYVPESGRFMTAYMLLEVEACDAPAPAVSYPSAKQSVAASFDQVDIAPPHDPATAPQGLRDLLTQLAPIWHDYRSQVWRTPLLRSLHDGSIRLQDYQKWMADWIPQVREGAKWMREACDSLSPAYAPLAELIRLHAGEEQDDFKILFEDYQHAGGTATEIEQLTRNPGGQALNSYLHALAASQDPIGLLGAIYIIEGTGQRIVPALLPLLKSSLSLEPNMYRFLHYHGMNDEHHLARWLVAVELALDCDETGRAEQIIIETARRTAALYLMQFQYAKEC, encoded by the coding sequence ATGCCCGTGGCCTTTGAGCACGTTGTTATCCATCAGGCCCAGTGGTTTATGCCCGGCGAGCCGGTCGATAACACTGCTATGGATAACTTTATTGCCCCTTTGAATCGTATTTCGGGGCGTATCAAGCAGCGCATTCTGGCCGAGAACGGCATTCAGCAGCGCTACTACGCCATTGGTGAAGACGGCAACACGCGCTGGAGCAATGCAGCGATGGCCGCCAATGCCATCCGCAGTTGCCTGGAGCAGGCGGGGTTGGAGATGAGCGACATTGGCCTGCTGGCCAGTGGCTCATCAGGTGGTGATTTGCTGATGCCCGGTTTTGCCAACGCGATTCAGGGTGAACTGGCGGCCCCCCCGCTGGAAGTGCACTCCGTACACGGGATTTGCGCCGCAGGTGTGACGGCTTTGCAAACGGTGGCCCAAGGCATCGAGCTGGGGGCGCATCGTCATGGTATGGCGGTGGCCAGCGAAATGCCGTCGCGCCTGTTCCGCCGCTCGCGCTTTGCCTCGCAGGACTATCAGGCGGACTTCGACGCGCACTTTCTGCGCTGGATGCTGTCCGATGGTGCGGGTGCGGCTTTGCTTAGCCATCAGGATCAGGTGCTGCCTACCACTCAGCCCGGAGTGCGTTTGCGCCTGCGCTGGATTCATCAAAAGTCCTTCTCTGGTGACTACCCCGTTTGCATGCAGTTAGGTGCCGCACGTGACTCCACGCGCAGTCACCTGGATTATGACTCCTGGGCTGAGGCCGAGCAGGCCGGTGCCTTGTCCTTGCGTCAGGACATTCGCCTGCTGCCGCACTTGTTTGATATTGGCATTCACGAGTACGTGAAACTGGTGCGCGATGGCAGGGTGGACCCCGAGCGCATTAGCCACTTCCTGTGCCATTACTCCTCCGAAAAATTCATGCCTGTAGTGGCCGATTTGCTGGAACAGGCTGGCCTGGGTATCCCGGCCGAACGTTGGTATAGCAATCTGCGCTGGCGCGGCAATACGGGTGCCGCATCCATTCTGATCATGCTGGCCGAGTTCATGCGTGACCGTACCTTGACGCCCGGCGAGCAAATCTTGTGTTACGTGCCCGAGTCAGGCCGCTTCATGACGGCTTACATGCTGCTGGAAGTAGAAGCCTGCGATGCACCGGCCCCGGCCGTGTCCTACCCGTCTGCCAAGCAATCGGTCGCTGCTTCCTTCGATCAGGTAGATATTGCTCCCCCGCACGATCCGGCCACGGCCCCGCAAGGCTTGCGCGATCTGCTGACGCAATTGGCTCCCATCTGGCATGACTATCGTTCGCAAGTGTGGCGTACGCCTTTGCTGCGCAGCCTGCATGATGGCTCGATTCGCCTGCAGGACTATCAAAAGTGGATGGCAGACTGGATTCCCCAAGTGCGCGAAGGGGCCAAGTGGATGCGCGAAGCCTGCGACTCCCTGTCGCCCGCCTACGCACCGCTGGCCGAGCTGATTCGTCTGCACGCGGGAGAAGAGCAGGACGACTTCAAGATCCTGTTCGAGGATTATCAACATGCTGGCGGCACCGCGACCGAGATCGAGCAACTGACTCGTAATCCCGGTGGTCAGGCTCTGAATTCTTACCTGCATGCCCTGGCGGCCAGCCAAGACCCGATCGGCTTGCTGGGGGCGATTTACATTATTGAAGGTACCGGCCAACGCATTGTGCCCGCCTTGCTGCCCCTGCTGAAATCCTCGCTGTCGTTGGAGCCGAATATGTATCGCTTCCTGCATTATCACGGCATGAACGACGAGCATCACCTGGCCCGTTGGCTGGTAGCGGTGGAGCTGGCTCTGGATTGCGATGAAACAGGCCGCGCCGAGCAGATTATTATTGAAACCGCACGTCGTACCGCCGCCCTGTACCTGATGCAGTTTCAATACGCGAAAGAGTGTTAA
- a CDS encoding branched-chain amino acid aminotransferase — MSNNEITWSNGQWSDTSTPLIGATDHAFWMATTVFDGARSIQGHTPDLDLHCERLNRSAITLGMEPVMSPQQTVDLVHEGLKKLSQTTDYYIKLLYFAPGGFIQPDPATSQLAIHIFESPMPEDSGFSATFSEFLRPDPSMAPTDAKASCLYPNTQRILRDASARGFDNAIVLDSKGKVAEFAVANLWIVRDGVVLTPELNGTFLNGITRRRVMQLLRDDGMEVREVSLTPQDILDADEVFSTGNYGKVLYCNRIDDRHYARGPIETRAHELYMAYTQRN, encoded by the coding sequence ATGAGTAACAATGAAATCACCTGGTCCAATGGTCAATGGAGCGACACCAGCACGCCCTTGATTGGCGCCACAGACCACGCTTTCTGGATGGCCACGACCGTGTTTGACGGTGCTCGCTCCATTCAGGGCCATACGCCGGACCTGGACCTGCACTGTGAGCGCCTGAACCGTTCGGCCATCACGCTAGGCATGGAACCAGTGATGTCGCCCCAGCAAACCGTGGACCTGGTGCACGAGGGTCTGAAAAAACTGTCTCAAACGACGGATTACTACATCAAGCTGCTGTATTTCGCGCCCGGCGGTTTCATCCAGCCCGATCCAGCCACCAGCCAACTGGCCATTCATATTTTTGAATCTCCCATGCCGGAGGACAGCGGCTTTAGCGCCACGTTCAGTGAGTTCCTGCGCCCAGACCCCTCCATGGCTCCCACCGATGCCAAGGCCTCCTGCCTGTACCCCAATACCCAACGTATCTTGCGCGATGCCAGCGCACGCGGTTTTGACAACGCCATCGTACTGGACTCCAAAGGCAAGGTAGCCGAGTTTGCCGTCGCCAATTTGTGGATTGTGCGTGACGGCGTCGTGCTGACGCCCGAGCTGAACGGCACCTTCCTGAACGGCATTACCCGCCGACGCGTCATGCAACTGCTGCGAGACGATGGCATGGAAGTACGTGAAGTCAGCCTGACGCCACAAGACATCCTGGATGCGGACGAAGTATTCAGCACCGGCAATTACGGCAAGGTCCTGTACTGCAATCGTATTGACGATCGCCATTACGCGCGCGGCCCGATTGAAACCCGTGCCCACGAGCTGTACATGGCCTACACCCAGCGCAACTAA
- a CDS encoding DUF418 domain-containing protein yields the protein MSSASRNSSIDLVRTAALIGICVVNLPYLALSESDLITPSTTYDHTAAFVVEFLFQGKFFLLFSLIFGWGIEVQARSAERAGIPLSRRYFRRMLGLAVLGCLHATLVFTGDILLLYSVLGVLIWPLRKLSACALVKVALLMVLVETLSIGLIVYLLSSTEDMAPVYSLGGAFSEATLARLEEWPNAFAFMFLYQGPLAFGAMLMGLAAAKSNFFAYNSPGQQRLEHALPWLFPLALIINGFSALVAYETDLPGLIGLLLFAIGAPMLSAVYLYMLLRCGQWIKLPNVLIEAGRNSLSAYVGQGILAGLIFSSYGLDLFDVFGNATLFAIAIVLALLSMSLTGLIAQRWRRGPLEAVLRRITYGVQKNR from the coding sequence ATGTCTTCGGCCTCTCGCAACTCCTCCATCGACTTGGTTCGTACCGCGGCACTGATCGGTATTTGTGTCGTGAACCTGCCCTATCTGGCACTGAGCGAAAGTGACCTGATCACCCCGTCCACCACTTACGACCATACAGCTGCTTTCGTGGTCGAATTTCTGTTTCAGGGCAAATTCTTCCTGTTGTTCTCGCTGATTTTTGGCTGGGGCATCGAAGTCCAGGCACGGTCTGCCGAACGTGCTGGCATCCCCCTGAGCCGCCGCTATTTCCGTCGGATGCTCGGGCTGGCCGTGCTGGGTTGCTTGCACGCAACCCTGGTATTTACAGGCGACATCCTGCTGCTCTACTCGGTGCTGGGTGTACTGATCTGGCCGCTGCGCAAGCTCTCTGCGTGTGCTCTGGTCAAGGTCGCCTTGTTGATGGTACTGGTAGAAACTCTGAGTATTGGGCTGATCGTTTACCTGCTCTCCAGTACAGAGGACATGGCCCCGGTTTACTCCCTGGGTGGGGCCTTCTCCGAAGCGACGTTGGCGCGCCTGGAAGAATGGCCAAATGCCTTCGCTTTCATGTTCCTGTATCAAGGCCCTTTGGCGTTCGGTGCCATGCTGATGGGACTGGCTGCAGCCAAAAGCAATTTCTTTGCGTACAACAGCCCTGGGCAACAAAGGCTGGAACACGCTTTACCCTGGCTGTTCCCATTGGCCCTGATTATCAACGGTTTCAGCGCCCTGGTGGCCTACGAGACCGACCTGCCAGGACTGATTGGCCTGCTCCTCTTTGCGATAGGTGCGCCCATGCTGTCCGCCGTATATCTGTATATGCTGCTACGCTGCGGGCAATGGATCAAACTACCCAATGTACTCATTGAAGCAGGCCGCAACTCGCTGAGCGCCTATGTCGGCCAAGGCATTTTGGCTGGCCTGATCTTCAGCAGCTATGGCCTGGATCTGTTTGATGTCTTTGGCAACGCAACCCTATTCGCCATTGCCATCGTACTGGCCTTGCTGTCCATGAGCCTGACAGGTCTGATCGCCCAACGTTGGAGGCGCGGCCCACTGGAAGCCGTGCTACGACGCATCACCTACGGTGTCCAAAAAAACAGATAG
- a CDS encoding TetR family transcriptional regulator C-terminal domain-containing protein, translating to MSEKEDSASRIRQAAVEVLLEVGVRAATTRRVTERAGVGRGLLNHYFRWSELRADAWGEIFDYLLDQEAQGSHDPQVLMESYLNSAFEQNNRMYWFLWLDAADLAKTDAALAAVMTRVQGRMLGQLASYLRSGAEQGLWHAPDPEGTALRLSALYDGLANMLLTESTELSSVQAEQHLRRLFFLETRPDPS from the coding sequence ATGAGTGAAAAAGAAGACAGTGCTTCACGCATTCGGCAGGCGGCTGTTGAGGTTTTGCTGGAGGTGGGGGTGCGGGCTGCCACCACACGCAGGGTGACTGAGCGTGCGGGTGTGGGCCGTGGGCTGTTAAACCACTACTTTCGTTGGTCCGAGTTACGGGCCGATGCCTGGGGTGAAATCTTTGACTATTTGCTGGATCAGGAAGCACAAGGCTCGCACGATCCGCAAGTCTTGATGGAAAGCTACCTGAACAGTGCCTTTGAACAGAACAATCGCATGTATTGGTTCTTGTGGCTTGATGCTGCCGACCTGGCCAAAACCGATGCGGCGTTGGCGGCAGTGATGACGCGGGTACAAGGCCGGATGTTGGGGCAACTGGCCTCTTACTTGCGATCAGGGGCCGAGCAAGGGTTGTGGCACGCGCCTGATCCGGAAGGCACCGCGTTGCGGCTGTCCGCTTTGTATGATGGCTTGGCCAATATGTTGCTGACAGAATCCACTGAGCTGAGCTCGGTGCAGGCCGAGCAGCATTTGCGACGTCTGTTTTTTCTGGAAACCCGACCTGACCCGTCTTGA
- a CDS encoding fumarylacetoacetate hydrolase family protein, producing MNAPLQSGCLATAQRLLQARQENRPIEDWPEALRPVSFDQAYRVQAAQMETLGPLGGWKVGAANSVAPPTCAPLPQRFRYASPDIPAGKDLSLRGIEVEIGLILGQDLPPGKAPYSMQQIWQAISQVCVAVEIVESRFAQRDTVGRLSTLADLASHGALVYQAQGIAAQNMALLQPEWARLQVGQQPLLQGPNQNPAGELTRLLIWLANHGSHHLGGLQKGQVIITGSCLPMLYAAPGNRVQAAIQGIGELDFICA from the coding sequence ATGAACGCCCCTCTGCAATCCGGCTGCCTGGCAACCGCACAGCGGCTGCTTCAGGCTCGCCAAGAGAACCGCCCCATCGAGGACTGGCCCGAGGCGCTACGCCCTGTGTCTTTTGATCAGGCCTATCGCGTCCAGGCTGCGCAAATGGAAACCTTGGGCCCCCTAGGCGGCTGGAAAGTCGGCGCGGCCAATAGCGTGGCTCCGCCGACCTGCGCCCCCCTGCCCCAGCGTTTTCGTTACGCCAGCCCGGATATTCCCGCCGGTAAAGACCTGTCCTTGCGCGGTATAGAAGTGGAAATCGGCCTGATTCTGGGTCAGGACTTGCCACCCGGTAAGGCCCCCTATTCCATGCAGCAAATCTGGCAGGCGATCAGCCAGGTTTGTGTGGCGGTAGAGATTGTTGAATCGCGTTTTGCGCAACGTGACACCGTAGGTCGTCTATCCACCTTGGCTGATCTGGCTAGCCACGGTGCGCTGGTCTACCAGGCGCAAGGTATTGCCGCGCAGAACATGGCACTACTGCAACCTGAATGGGCGCGCCTGCAAGTGGGCCAACAGCCCCTGCTGCAAGGCCCGAACCAGAACCCCGCAGGCGAACTGACACGACTGCTGATCTGGCTGGCTAATCACGGCAGTCACCACCTTGGTGGGCTACAAAAAGGGCAGGTCATCATTACGGGTTCCTGCCTGCCCATGCTGTATGCCGCTCCCGGCAACCGTGTTCAAGCCGCCATTCAAGGGATCGGCGAGCTGGACTTTATCTGCGCCTAA
- a CDS encoding aspartate/glutamate racemase family protein: MNRRPHIYVLNPNSSQIVTDGLDRAVQPLRLADGPAISCLRLPQGPAGVQSQTDIDTLIPHLRAQALSVKEDAAAYVVACFSDPGLYTLREAVDVPVLGIAETGVLTALSLGQRFGVLSILQASIPRHLRYFGAMGVTDRLAADLAINMGVSELADEKKALQRLTEVGQRLRDEHGADVVVLGCAGMANQREALEQALGIAVVEPTQATVAVALGRCLLGW; the protein is encoded by the coding sequence ATGAACCGTCGCCCTCATATCTACGTTCTGAACCCCAATTCCAGCCAGATCGTAACGGATGGCCTGGACCGTGCTGTCCAGCCCTTGCGTCTGGCCGATGGCCCAGCTATTTCCTGCCTGCGCCTGCCTCAAGGCCCGGCGGGTGTACAAAGCCAAACCGATATTGACACCCTGATTCCCCACCTGCGCGCCCAGGCCCTGAGCGTCAAAGAAGACGCCGCTGCTTATGTAGTGGCCTGCTTCAGCGACCCCGGCCTGTACACCTTGCGCGAAGCGGTGGATGTGCCCGTATTGGGTATTGCCGAAACCGGCGTGCTGACCGCCTTGTCGTTGGGTCAACGCTTTGGCGTACTGTCCATTTTGCAGGCTTCCATTCCGCGTCACCTGCGCTACTTTGGCGCAATGGGTGTGACGGATCGTCTAGCAGCCGATCTGGCCATCAATATGGGCGTGTCGGAACTGGCTGACGAGAAAAAAGCCCTGCAACGCCTGACAGAAGTTGGCCAGCGTTTGCGTGATGAGCACGGTGCCGATGTTGTAGTGCTGGGTTGTGCTGGTATGGCCAATCAGCGCGAGGCGCTGGAACAGGCCTTGGGCATTGCTGTCGTGGAGCCCACGCAGGCGACCGTTGCGGTTGCCTTGGGCCGTTGCTTGTTAGGCTGGTAA
- a CDS encoding flavin reductase family protein, whose amino-acid sequence MDWSCDQLGERERYRLLVNTVLPRPIALVTTCDQQGRVNTAPFSFFNVMGSEPAVLALGLENDAHSADGLKDTTRNILSAGQFVVNLISAKMARAMNICGIAYPTGQAEHLQAGLDLAPSVQVQPPRIAQCPVQFECRLHTVLDLGPLRHIVIGEILHVHCDDTILTPEGRIDIDAYDPIGRLHGSDWYVGLQGRFQSEKLSHPNGLPPTPT is encoded by the coding sequence ATGGACTGGTCCTGTGATCAGCTTGGCGAACGCGAACGCTACCGCTTGTTGGTCAACACCGTGTTGCCGCGCCCCATTGCCCTGGTCACGACTTGTGACCAGCAGGGGCGCGTGAACACGGCCCCGTTCAGTTTCTTCAATGTGATGGGTTCAGAGCCTGCCGTACTGGCACTGGGCCTGGAAAACGATGCGCACTCTGCCGATGGTCTGAAAGACACCACCCGCAACATTCTGAGCGCAGGCCAGTTTGTGGTGAACCTGATCAGCGCCAAGATGGCACGCGCCATGAATATCTGCGGCATTGCTTACCCGACCGGGCAGGCCGAGCACCTGCAAGCGGGCCTGGATCTGGCCCCCAGCGTGCAAGTGCAGCCGCCCCGTATTGCCCAATGCCCGGTGCAGTTTGAGTGTCGCTTGCACACCGTGCTCGACCTGGGCCCGCTACGTCATATCGTCATTGGCGAAATTCTGCATGTGCATTGTGACGACACCATTCTGACACCTGAAGGGCGCATTGATATCGACGCTTACGACCCGATAGGGCGCCTGCATGGTTCGGACTGGTATGTCGGCCTGCAAGGTCGCTTTCAGTCAGAAAAGCTAAGCCACCCAAACGGGCTACCGCCCACCCCAACATAA
- a CDS encoding Zn-dependent hydrolase — MSLAMPLLNQERLWRSTQELAAFTLPDQPWTRRAFSDLFLQSRQWLQQQFEEAGLTVRLDAAGNLIGRREGRKPGLAPITTGSHCDTVMYGGRYDGIIGVLAGLEVARCLNEQNIPLDHPFEVVDFLSEEPSDYGVSCVGSRAMGGVLSEAMLAERNPQGETLAQGIARIGGRPQELAQARRAPGDTAAFIELHIEQGPVLESRNLPIGVVSNIVGICRHRIIITGRPDHAGTTPMDIRRDALVGASLIISAVDRKARRALGGPDYLVATIGNLNLTPNASNAVPGRVEMMVEVRSDRQELMQNFTEELLAQLRPEIEAMGLGLDAAQVSLAKPTDCTPDVMNIIEQAASALGYPSMVMPSGAGHDAVYMAPSGPMGMIFIPCLNGRSHCPEESITSEQLLDGTRVLYQTVVMLDQRH; from the coding sequence ATGAGTCTAGCCATGCCCTTGTTGAACCAGGAGCGTCTGTGGCGCAGCACCCAGGAGCTGGCCGCGTTCACGCTGCCCGACCAACCCTGGACACGCCGCGCCTTCTCCGATCTGTTTCTGCAGTCGCGTCAGTGGTTGCAGCAGCAGTTCGAGGAAGCGGGCCTGACCGTACGCCTGGATGCAGCAGGCAATCTGATTGGTCGCCGCGAAGGGCGCAAGCCCGGTCTGGCCCCGATTACCACTGGCTCGCACTGCGACACCGTGATGTATGGCGGACGCTACGACGGCATTATCGGCGTACTGGCCGGGCTGGAAGTGGCCCGTTGCCTGAACGAGCAGAACATCCCGCTGGATCATCCTTTTGAAGTGGTGGATTTTCTGTCCGAAGAACCGAGCGACTATGGCGTGTCCTGCGTAGGCAGCCGCGCCATGGGCGGGGTCTTGTCCGAGGCCATGCTGGCCGAACGCAATCCACAGGGCGAAACACTGGCGCAAGGCATTGCCCGCATCGGTGGCCGCCCCCAGGAACTGGCCCAGGCCCGTCGTGCCCCTGGCGATACTGCCGCTTTTATCGAGTTGCATATCGAACAAGGGCCAGTACTGGAATCACGCAATCTGCCTATCGGCGTGGTCAGCAATATTGTGGGCATTTGCCGCCACCGCATCATCATCACGGGTCGTCCGGACCATGCTGGCACCACACCCATGGACATACGCCGTGATGCCCTGGTCGGTGCCAGCCTGATCATCAGTGCAGTGGACCGCAAGGCCCGCCGTGCGCTGGGCGGGCCAGACTATCTGGTCGCCACCATTGGCAACCTGAACCTGACGCCCAACGCCTCCAATGCCGTTCCCGGACGCGTGGAAATGATGGTGGAAGTACGCAGCGACCGCCAGGAGCTGATGCAGAACTTTACCGAGGAATTGCTGGCCCAATTGCGCCCGGAGATCGAGGCCATGGGCCTGGGACTGGACGCGGCGCAAGTCAGTCTGGCCAAGCCCACGGACTGCACGCCCGATGTGATGAACATTATCGAGCAGGCCGCCAGTGCGTTGGGATACCCGAGTATGGTCATGCCTAGCGGAGCCGGTCACGATGCGGTTTACATGGCACCCAGCGGCCCCATGGGCATGATCTTCATTCCCTGCCTGAATGGTCGCAGCCATTGCCCCGAAGAATCCATTACGTCCGAGCAACTTTTGGACGGTACGCGGGTTCTGTATCAGACCGTTGTCATGTTGGACCAGAGGCACTGA